A genome region from Arthrobacter sp. V1I9 includes the following:
- a CDS encoding TrkA family potassium uptake protein, with protein MAHFVIMGCGRVGATLAHTLEDAGHSVAIIDQDDRAFRRLRQGFTGRKVTGVGFDRDTLKQAGVADAYAFAAVSSGDNSNILATRVARETFHVPHVVARIYDPGRAEIYQRLGIPTVAAVRWSADQVLRRILPEQHLAGDFREPSGRLVLAELDLDAGWIGHRISSIEKAANVRIAYLTRFGEGLLPDAGTAYQDGDTVHAMLQVDRSAQVAQILAKAPTKELQ; from the coding sequence GTGGCGCATTTCGTGATCATGGGATGTGGCCGGGTGGGGGCGACGCTGGCGCACACGCTCGAGGACGCCGGGCACTCCGTAGCCATCATCGACCAGGACGACCGCGCTTTCCGGAGGCTCCGCCAGGGTTTCACTGGGCGCAAGGTCACCGGAGTCGGCTTTGACCGCGACACCCTGAAGCAGGCCGGGGTTGCCGACGCGTATGCCTTCGCCGCAGTGTCCAGCGGTGACAATTCCAACATCCTGGCCACCCGCGTGGCCAGGGAGACCTTCCATGTGCCCCATGTGGTGGCCCGGATCTACGATCCCGGCCGTGCCGAGATCTACCAGCGCCTTGGTATCCCCACGGTGGCGGCGGTCCGCTGGAGCGCTGACCAGGTGCTGCGCCGTATCCTTCCGGAACAGCACCTGGCCGGCGATTTCCGGGAGCCGTCCGGGCGCCTGGTGCTCGCCGAGCTGGATCTCGACGCCGGCTGGATCGGCCATCGGATCAGCAGCATCGAAAAGGCGGCGAACGTCCGCATTGCCTACCTCACCCGGTTCGGTGAAGGATTACTGCCCGACGCCGGAACCGCTTACCAGGACGGCGACACCGTGCACGCCATGCTGCAGGTTGACCGCAGCGCCCAGGTGGCCCAGATCCTGGCCAAAGCCCCCACCAAGGAGTTGCAGTGA
- a CDS encoding DUF3710 domain-containing protein, producing MVFGLGRKAKKEQAAEPDGLSTPAETAEETADNAGPRLSGPFDESEITSRDGYVDLGALLITPSEGLQLRLEVEEATQRVVAVTLDLNGSSLQLQAFAAPKSEGLWDEIREQIGQSVGAQGGQVEEVEGIYGTELVAKLPAGLPDGSQGYRVARFIGVDGPRWFLRGVLGGAAAMERTAAEPLEALFRQVVVVRGDSPMPPRDLLQLRLPKDATATPPPAASALQEPERGPEITQIG from the coding sequence ATGGTCTTTGGGCTCGGCAGGAAAGCCAAGAAGGAACAAGCAGCCGAACCGGACGGACTGTCGACTCCCGCAGAGACCGCGGAGGAGACAGCGGACAATGCCGGACCCCGCTTGAGTGGCCCTTTCGACGAATCCGAAATCACCAGCCGCGATGGCTATGTTGATCTGGGTGCGCTCCTGATCACCCCGAGCGAGGGCCTCCAGCTCCGGCTCGAGGTGGAAGAGGCCACCCAGCGGGTGGTTGCGGTCACCCTGGACCTCAACGGCTCCAGCCTCCAGCTCCAGGCTTTCGCGGCGCCGAAAAGCGAGGGATTGTGGGACGAGATCCGCGAGCAGATTGGCCAGTCCGTCGGAGCCCAGGGCGGGCAGGTCGAGGAGGTCGAAGGCATCTATGGCACCGAACTCGTCGCGAAGCTGCCGGCTGGACTGCCGGACGGCAGCCAGGGCTACCGGGTGGCACGCTTTATTGGAGTGGACGGCCCCCGCTGGTTCCTGCGCGGTGTACTGGGCGGAGCCGCCGCCATGGAACGAACGGCCGCTGAACCCCTCGAAGCCCTGTTCCGCCAGGTAGTTGTGGTCCGCGGCGACAGCCCCATGCCGCCTCGCGACCTGCTGCAGCTCCGGCTGCCCAAGGACGCCACCGCTACACCGCCGCCTGCTGCGTCTGCACTTCAGGAACCTGAACGTGGTCCTGAAATTACCCAGATTGGCTAA
- a CDS encoding DUF3093 domain-containing protein produces the protein MPESSSSAPVPQKPSTGAAVIYREKLWPNVWIWIIAAGVAGAGILMFAPISAAAGFTAAAVLFVIMAVLLILSTPAIVVTDESLTVGRASIERRFVGAVEGFRGAEATAERGTRLNALAYLCIRGWIDPVVKIGITDPSDQTPYWLTSTRHPDELTAALSRR, from the coding sequence ATGCCCGAATCAAGTTCCTCCGCGCCCGTTCCCCAGAAACCATCCACCGGGGCTGCGGTGATCTACAGGGAGAAGCTCTGGCCCAACGTATGGATCTGGATCATCGCCGCGGGCGTAGCCGGAGCCGGCATCCTGATGTTTGCACCCATCAGCGCAGCGGCGGGTTTTACGGCTGCAGCAGTGCTCTTTGTCATCATGGCTGTTCTCCTGATCCTGTCCACGCCGGCCATCGTGGTCACCGACGAATCCCTGACTGTGGGACGGGCCAGCATCGAGCGCCGCTTCGTGGGCGCCGTTGAAGGTTTCCGGGGTGCAGAGGCAACAGCAGAACGGGGCACCCGGTTGAATGCGCTGGCGTACCTCTGTATCCGTGGCTGGATCGACCCTGTTGTCAAGATCGGGATTACGGACCCTTCGGACCAGACGCCGTACTGGCTCACCTCCACCCGGCATCCGGATGAACTGACTGCGGCCCTGTCGCGCAGGTGA
- a CDS encoding APC family permease, whose protein sequence is MLTILNAAKRVLVGRPFRNDRMAHTLLPKRIALPVFASDALSSIAYAPDEILLTLALAGVSAVAFSPWVGLAVMVVLLTVVASYRQNVHAYPSGGGDYEIAGENLGKYAGLTVASALLVDYVLTVAVSMSSAAAYVTTAIPALHGQQAMIATIGVVVLALVNLRGVKEAGSVFAVPTYIFMASILGMTAVGIFQAATGQLGEAPSAAFTIVPAPGFDEGLVGLAGAFLLLRAFSSGAAALTGVEAISNGVPNFRPPKSKNAATTLLLLGVIGASMLAGIMYLANATKVHIVLDPATEFLLNGSPLPEGYIQTPAISQIAQTIFGPGSILFYIVVAATGIILVFAANTAFNGFPVLGSILAQDGYLPRQLRTRGDRLAFSNGVLALAAGALVLILAFNADVTKLIQLYIVGVFISFTASQLGMIRHWGRQLKLARDKGVRRRMAKSRAINSIGFGMTALVLVIVLVTKFEQGAWIALLAMFVLFLIMWSIRAHYDNVARELAVDEDSSPRALPTRVHAVLLVSHVRKPVLRALAYARASRPSRLDAVTVDIDAEETAGTVADWEKLDIPVPLTVLASPYRETVTPIMEYVKQMRRDSPRDLIVVYIPEYVVGKWWEQLVHNQTALRIKTRLHFEPGVMVASVPWQLKSSEEAKNLQDIQ, encoded by the coding sequence GTGCTGACAATATTGAACGCCGCGAAGCGCGTGCTCGTGGGCAGGCCGTTCCGGAACGACCGGATGGCCCATACGCTGCTTCCCAAGCGGATCGCACTCCCGGTGTTCGCCTCCGACGCCCTGTCATCCATTGCCTACGCCCCTGATGAGATCCTGCTCACCCTCGCTTTGGCCGGCGTCAGTGCGGTGGCGTTTTCACCCTGGGTGGGCCTGGCCGTCATGGTGGTCCTGCTCACGGTTGTAGCCTCCTACCGGCAGAACGTCCACGCCTACCCCTCCGGCGGCGGGGACTATGAGATTGCCGGCGAGAACCTGGGGAAGTACGCCGGCCTCACCGTGGCATCGGCCCTCCTGGTGGACTATGTCCTGACTGTTGCGGTGTCGATGTCCTCGGCCGCCGCCTATGTCACCACCGCCATCCCGGCACTCCACGGCCAGCAGGCCATGATTGCCACTATCGGCGTGGTGGTCCTGGCGCTGGTGAACCTGCGCGGCGTTAAAGAGGCCGGCAGCGTGTTCGCCGTCCCCACCTACATCTTTATGGCCTCGATCCTGGGCATGACGGCAGTGGGCATCTTCCAGGCGGCCACCGGCCAGTTGGGCGAAGCGCCCTCCGCAGCTTTCACCATCGTGCCGGCCCCTGGCTTCGACGAAGGGCTGGTGGGGCTCGCCGGCGCCTTCCTCCTGCTGCGCGCCTTCTCCTCCGGCGCCGCGGCACTCACCGGCGTTGAAGCCATCAGCAACGGCGTCCCCAACTTCAGGCCGCCGAAAAGCAAAAACGCGGCAACCACGCTGCTGCTCCTGGGCGTGATCGGTGCATCCATGCTTGCTGGGATCATGTACCTGGCCAACGCCACCAAGGTCCATATCGTCCTGGACCCCGCCACGGAGTTCCTGCTGAACGGCAGCCCGCTTCCGGAGGGCTACATCCAGACCCCCGCCATCAGTCAGATTGCCCAGACTATTTTTGGTCCGGGATCCATACTGTTCTACATTGTGGTGGCCGCCACCGGCATCATCCTGGTGTTCGCCGCCAACACCGCCTTCAACGGCTTTCCCGTCCTTGGCTCCATCCTCGCCCAGGACGGCTACCTGCCGCGCCAGCTGCGCACCAGGGGCGACAGGCTGGCCTTCAGCAACGGTGTCCTTGCCCTCGCCGCAGGAGCGCTGGTGCTCATCCTCGCCTTTAATGCCGACGTCACCAAGCTCATCCAGCTCTACATCGTGGGCGTCTTTATCTCCTTCACGGCCAGCCAGCTGGGGATGATCCGGCACTGGGGCCGGCAGCTGAAGCTGGCCAGGGACAAAGGCGTCCGACGCCGGATGGCCAAGTCGCGTGCCATCAACAGCATCGGCTTCGGCATGACCGCCCTGGTACTCGTTATTGTGCTGGTCACCAAGTTCGAGCAGGGCGCATGGATTGCCCTGCTCGCCATGTTCGTCCTCTTCCTGATCATGTGGAGCATCAGGGCTCACTACGACAACGTGGCCAGGGAACTTGCAGTGGATGAGGACTCCTCCCCGCGGGCCCTGCCCACCCGGGTGCACGCCGTGCTGCTGGTGTCCCATGTGCGCAAGCCCGTCCTTCGGGCTCTTGCCTACGCCAGGGCCTCCCGGCCATCGAGGCTGGATGCGGTCACGGTGGACATCGACGCCGAAGAAACCGCCGGCACGGTAGCCGATTGGGAAAAGCTGGACATTCCCGTGCCGCTGACGGTGCTCGCCAGCCCCTACCGTGAGACCGTCACCCCCATCATGGAGTACGTCAAACAGATGCGCCGCGACTCGCCGCGGGACCTGATCGTCGTCTACATTCCCGAATACGTCGTGGGCAAGTGGTGGGAGCAACTGGTCCACAACCAGACCGCGCTGCGCATCAAGACCCGGCTCCACTTCGAGCCTGGCGTCATGGTGGCCAGTGTTCCGTGGCAGCTCAAATCATCCGAAGAAGCAAAGAACCTGCAGGACATCCAATGA
- a CDS encoding DUF4193 domain-containing protein: MATDYDVPRKSEEELGEDSIEELKSRRSDKPVAVVDEDESDLAAGYDLPGADLSGEELTVQVVPAQADEFTCSSCFLVRHRSQIAREKDGRFYCKECEG, from the coding sequence ATGGCCACCGACTACGATGTGCCGCGCAAGTCTGAAGAAGAGCTCGGAGAAGATTCCATCGAAGAGCTGAAGAGCCGGCGCTCGGACAAGCCGGTTGCGGTGGTGGACGAGGACGAAAGCGATCTGGCTGCCGGCTACGATCTGCCCGGCGCGGACCTTTCCGGCGAAGAACTGACTGTTCAGGTGGTTCCCGCCCAGGCAGACGAGTTCACCTGTTCGTCATGCTTCCTGGTCCGGCACCGCTCCCAAATCGCACGTGAGAAAGACGGCCGGTTCTACTGCAAGGAGTGTGAAGGCTGA
- the dut gene encoding dUTP diphosphatase, with protein MTDHPATVDTFPDEAAAAGFAAPAAVPGAPTLQVQLKMLDPDLEAPSYAHPGDAGADLRARVDVVLQPGERKLVPTGVAIALPEGFVALIHPRSGLATKHGLTIVNAPGTVDAGYRGEIAVTLLNTDAKQSIELRRGDRIAQMVIQRVEYAQFIPVNELSGSVRGTGGFGSTGGFNVPDA; from the coding sequence GTGACTGATCATCCCGCCACAGTAGATACTTTCCCTGACGAAGCAGCCGCAGCCGGCTTTGCCGCTCCCGCCGCGGTTCCAGGCGCTCCCACCCTGCAGGTCCAGCTGAAGATGCTGGATCCGGACCTTGAGGCACCGTCCTATGCCCACCCGGGAGACGCCGGCGCCGACCTTCGTGCCCGCGTGGACGTTGTGCTGCAGCCGGGGGAGCGGAAGCTGGTCCCAACGGGAGTGGCCATTGCCCTCCCGGAAGGCTTCGTGGCTTTGATCCATCCCCGCTCGGGCCTGGCCACCAAGCACGGCCTGACCATCGTGAACGCGCCGGGAACAGTGGATGCGGGCTACCGTGGCGAGATCGCCGTCACCCTTCTGAACACCGATGCGAAGCAAAGCATCGAACTGCGCCGCGGCGATAGAATTGCCCAGATGGTCATTCAGCGCGTGGAGTACGCGCAGTTTATCCCCGTCAACGAATTGAGCGGATCCGTACGTGGCACAGGAGGTTTCGGCTCCACCGGCGGCTTCAACGTGCCGGACGCTTGA
- a CDS encoding TrkA family potassium uptake protein — MKVVIVGAGSVGSSIARELLAHKHEILLIDLKPEVIGRSGLRGAHWLVGDACELSTLQGAKVEDADVVVSATGDDKVNLVVSLLAKTEFGVGRTVGRVNNPKNDWMFNDSWGVDVAVNTPQLMTALVEEAVEIGDLVRLLTLQTGVSALVEFTVPHDSHVIGRTVGEIRWPEDSTLVAILRDHAPITPSRDDVIDGGDELFFVTTIAAEDELRALLSPDTEMPQPRAEEDAGHLEQQGPEDDGFDG, encoded by the coding sequence GTGAAAGTCGTGATCGTGGGTGCCGGCAGCGTCGGTTCGTCCATCGCCAGGGAATTGCTGGCGCACAAGCACGAGATCCTGCTGATCGACCTCAAGCCGGAGGTCATTGGGCGGAGTGGACTCCGTGGCGCCCATTGGCTGGTAGGCGACGCGTGCGAGCTGAGCACGCTGCAGGGCGCCAAGGTGGAGGACGCGGACGTGGTGGTATCCGCCACCGGTGACGACAAGGTGAACCTTGTGGTTTCGTTGCTGGCCAAGACTGAGTTTGGCGTCGGCCGCACAGTGGGCCGCGTCAACAATCCCAAGAACGACTGGATGTTCAACGATTCGTGGGGCGTGGACGTGGCAGTCAACACCCCGCAGCTGATGACGGCGCTGGTGGAGGAAGCTGTCGAAATCGGCGACCTGGTCCGGCTCCTCACCCTTCAGACGGGTGTGTCCGCACTGGTGGAATTCACTGTTCCCCATGATTCCCATGTGATCGGCCGGACTGTAGGGGAAATCCGCTGGCCGGAGGACTCCACGCTGGTGGCCATCCTGCGGGACCACGCCCCGATTACACCCAGCCGGGACGACGTCATCGACGGCGGTGACGAGCTCTTCTTTGTCACCACCATCGCCGCGGAAGACGAGTTGCGGGCGCTGCTCTCCCCCGATACGGAGATGCCGCAGCCCCGGGCCGAAGAAGATGCGGGGCACCTGGAGCAGCAAGGTCCTGAGGACGACGGGTTCGACGGCTAG
- a CDS encoding DUF3159 domain-containing protein: MTAPTPNPPSGAGPDDANNNGQSGAPGQDAANRDTSPAAGLAADYAAKAGLHRTHDGRVDVLRSAGGVQGIAESILPGLLFLVTYTITRDLTVSLVAALASAAVFTVVRLVQRRPLTQALAGVVGVGISAWVANTTGKAEDFYLPGFFTNAAYIVAMVISIAVKWPVAGLLFGFIRNEGLDWRKDPARVKAYRIGTWIIVAVLVLRLVVQVPLYLLGPDGLAALATTRLIMSTPLYILGVWIAWLVTKPAPVDDGTADGAPAKG; this comes from the coding sequence ATGACTGCGCCCACGCCCAACCCTCCCTCCGGCGCGGGCCCGGACGATGCCAATAACAACGGGCAGTCGGGTGCCCCGGGTCAGGACGCCGCGAACCGGGACACATCCCCGGCAGCAGGTCTCGCTGCAGACTACGCCGCCAAAGCCGGGCTGCACCGAACCCACGACGGCCGGGTGGATGTGCTGCGCAGCGCCGGCGGCGTCCAGGGCATTGCCGAAAGCATCCTCCCGGGACTGTTGTTCCTCGTGACCTACACCATCACCCGGGACCTTACGGTTTCCCTTGTAGCCGCACTGGCATCTGCCGCGGTGTTCACCGTGGTCCGGCTGGTACAGCGGCGTCCGCTGACGCAGGCACTGGCGGGAGTTGTGGGTGTCGGCATCTCCGCCTGGGTCGCCAACACCACCGGGAAAGCCGAGGACTTCTACCTGCCGGGCTTCTTCACCAACGCCGCCTACATCGTTGCCATGGTGATTTCGATCGCCGTCAAATGGCCGGTGGCCGGGCTGCTCTTTGGATTCATCCGCAACGAAGGCCTCGACTGGCGCAAGGACCCTGCCCGGGTCAAGGCCTACCGGATTGGCACCTGGATCATCGTCGCCGTATTGGTGCTCAGGCTTGTGGTGCAGGTACCCCTCTACCTGCTGGGGCCGGACGGGCTCGCCGCGCTGGCAACCACCAGGCTCATCATGAGTACTCCGCTGTACATCCTGGGAGTCTGGATCGCCTGGCTCGTCACCAAGCCGGCTCCGGTTGACGACGGGACGGCGGACGGCGCCCCCGCTAAAGGCTAG
- a CDS encoding aconitate hydratase, with product MSTVDSFGSKGKLNVAGTDYEIFRLNSVEGAENLPFSLKVLLENLLRTEDGANITADHVRALAGWDPNAQPNTEIQFTPARVIMQDFTGVPCVVDLATMREAVKELGGDPKRVNPLAPAEMVIDHSVQIDAFGNSGALERNMEIEYQRNGERYQFLRWGQTAFDDFKVVPPGTGIVHQVNIEYLARTVMTREVDGVLRAYPDTCVGTDSHTTMVNGMGVLGWGVGGIEAEAAMLGQPVSMLIPRVVGFKLTGSIPAGATATDVVLTITEQLRKHGVVGKFVEFYGEGVAAVPLANRATIGNMSPEFGSTAAMFPIDDVTLDYLRLTGRADQNVALVEAYAKEQGLWHDPSREIKFSEYLELDLSTVVPSIAGPKRPQDRIELTEAKDEFRHDLKNYVAHDADAGTLDESLEETFPASDSPSFTAGATNISDTDREPEKYAAAHGGAGRISQPVPVKMADGREFELDHGAVTIASITSCTNTSNPSVMLAAAVLARNAVDKGLTSKPWVKTSVAPGSKVVTDYYEKSGLTPYLEKLGFYIVGYGCATCIGNSGPLETEVSEAIQANDLAVAAVLSGNRNFEGRINPDVKMNYLASPPLVIAYALAGSMDFDFETDALGQDQAGNDVFLKDIWPNPVEVQQVIDSSIDKDMFAKGYEGVFEGDDRWKALDTPAGDTFAWDPSSTYVRKPPYFEGMQAQPEPVQDITGARVLLKLGDSVTTDHISPAGSFKSDTPAGQYLLANGVERKDFNSYGSRRGNHEVMIRGTFANIRIKNQILDGVEGGFTRDFTQEGGPQAYVYDAAQNYQAAGTPLVVLAGKEYGSGSSRDWAAKGTALLGVKAVIAESYERIHRSNLIGMGVLPLQFPAGESASTLGLSGTETFSVEGVTALNEGTTPKILKVTATAEDGSSVTFDAVLRIDTPGEADYYRNGGILQYVLRQISAN from the coding sequence ATGAGCACTGTGGACAGCTTCGGTTCAAAAGGCAAACTTAATGTAGCCGGAACCGATTATGAAATTTTCCGGTTGAACTCCGTTGAAGGTGCAGAAAACCTTCCGTTCAGCCTCAAGGTATTGCTTGAAAACCTGTTGAGGACCGAGGACGGCGCGAACATCACTGCCGATCACGTCCGCGCCTTGGCTGGCTGGGATCCCAACGCCCAGCCCAATACAGAAATCCAGTTCACACCGGCACGCGTGATCATGCAGGACTTCACCGGCGTTCCCTGCGTGGTTGACCTGGCGACGATGCGTGAAGCGGTCAAGGAACTGGGCGGCGACCCCAAGCGGGTCAACCCCCTGGCACCTGCCGAGATGGTTATCGACCACTCGGTCCAGATCGACGCCTTCGGCAACTCCGGCGCACTGGAGCGCAACATGGAGATCGAATACCAGCGCAACGGGGAGCGTTACCAGTTCCTGCGCTGGGGCCAGACGGCATTCGACGACTTCAAGGTGGTTCCCCCGGGAACCGGCATCGTGCACCAGGTCAACATCGAATACCTGGCCCGCACCGTGATGACCCGTGAAGTCGACGGCGTCCTGCGTGCCTACCCGGACACCTGCGTGGGCACCGACTCGCACACCACCATGGTCAACGGCATGGGTGTGCTCGGCTGGGGCGTCGGCGGCATCGAAGCCGAGGCCGCCATGCTGGGACAGCCCGTCTCGATGCTGATCCCGCGTGTTGTGGGCTTCAAGCTGACCGGATCCATCCCCGCCGGCGCCACCGCAACCGACGTGGTGCTCACCATCACCGAGCAGCTCCGCAAGCACGGCGTTGTGGGCAAGTTCGTGGAGTTCTACGGCGAAGGCGTGGCCGCTGTGCCGCTCGCGAACCGCGCCACCATCGGCAACATGAGCCCGGAATTCGGTTCCACGGCTGCCATGTTCCCGATCGACGACGTCACCTTGGACTACCTCCGCCTCACCGGCCGTGCGGACCAGAACGTGGCCCTCGTGGAGGCCTACGCAAAGGAACAGGGCCTCTGGCACGATCCTTCCCGTGAGATCAAGTTCTCCGAGTACCTGGAACTGGACCTGTCCACGGTAGTTCCGTCCATCGCCGGCCCCAAGCGCCCGCAGGACCGGATCGAACTGACCGAAGCTAAGGACGAGTTCCGGCACGACCTGAAGAACTACGTCGCACACGACGCAGACGCCGGCACCCTGGACGAATCACTCGAAGAGACCTTCCCGGCCTCCGACTCGCCCTCGTTTACCGCCGGAGCCACCAACATCTCCGACACGGACCGCGAGCCGGAGAAGTACGCGGCAGCCCACGGGGGAGCGGGACGCATCTCGCAGCCCGTTCCGGTCAAGATGGCTGACGGGCGCGAGTTCGAGCTGGACCACGGTGCGGTCACCATCGCTTCCATCACGTCCTGCACCAACACGTCCAACCCGTCGGTCATGCTGGCCGCCGCGGTCCTGGCCCGCAACGCCGTGGACAAGGGCCTCACGTCCAAGCCGTGGGTCAAGACTTCCGTTGCACCAGGCTCGAAGGTTGTCACCGACTACTACGAGAAGTCCGGCCTGACCCCGTACCTGGAGAAGCTCGGCTTCTACATCGTGGGCTACGGCTGCGCCACCTGCATCGGTAACTCGGGCCCGCTGGAAACCGAAGTCTCGGAAGCCATCCAGGCCAACGACCTCGCCGTCGCGGCCGTCCTCTCGGGCAACCGCAACTTCGAAGGCCGCATCAACCCGGACGTCAAGATGAACTACCTGGCCTCCCCGCCGCTGGTCATCGCCTACGCCCTGGCCGGTTCCATGGACTTCGACTTCGAAACCGACGCCCTGGGCCAGGACCAGGCCGGCAACGACGTCTTCCTGAAGGACATCTGGCCCAACCCGGTTGAGGTCCAGCAGGTCATCGATTCCTCGATCGACAAGGACATGTTCGCCAAGGGCTACGAAGGCGTCTTCGAGGGTGACGACCGCTGGAAGGCGCTAGACACTCCCGCCGGTGACACCTTCGCCTGGGATCCGAGCTCCACGTACGTCCGGAAGCCCCCGTACTTCGAGGGCATGCAGGCACAGCCGGAGCCGGTCCAGGACATCACGGGCGCCCGCGTGCTCCTGAAGCTGGGTGATTCGGTCACCACCGACCACATCTCCCCGGCCGGTTCCTTCAAGTCCGACACCCCTGCCGGCCAGTACCTGCTGGCCAACGGCGTGGAGCGCAAGGACTTCAACTCCTACGGCTCCCGCCGCGGCAACCACGAGGTGATGATCCGCGGAACGTTCGCGAACATCCGCATCAAGAACCAGATCCTGGACGGTGTCGAAGGTGGCTTCACCCGCGACTTCACCCAGGAAGGCGGCCCGCAGGCCTACGTCTACGACGCTGCGCAGAACTACCAGGCCGCCGGCACTCCGCTGGTTGTCCTGGCGGGCAAGGAATACGGTTCCGGATCCTCCCGTGACTGGGCTGCCAAGGGTACCGCGCTGCTGGGTGTCAAGGCTGTCATCGCCGAGAGCTACGAGCGAATCCACCGCTCCAACCTCATCGGCATGGGCGTCCTGCCGCTGCAGTTCCCGGCCGGCGAATCCGCTTCGACCCTGGGCCTGTCCGGCACGGAAACGTTCTCGGTTGAGGGCGTCACCGCCCTGAACGAGGGCACCACGCCGAAGATCCTCAAGGTCACCGCAACTGCCGAGGACGGCAGCTCGGTGACGTTCGACGCCGTCCTGCGCATCGATACCCCGGGTGAAGCGGACTACTACCGCAACGGCGGCATCCTGCAGTACGTACTGCGCCAGATTTCCGCGAACTAG
- a CDS encoding class I SAM-dependent RNA methyltransferase: MNAKTQTQPALTGEAGTEVVLDVGPVAHGGHCVARHEGRVIFVRHAIPGEKVRVRLTDADDKAKFWRADVVEVIEASPDRVDHFWHPADSLRAWRHGHPPVGGAEFGHITLARQRSLKADVLMEQLNRLAGVGELPAGWTGTVEAAGGSPSPDAGAAVTDDGGDGLRWRTRASFSVTPAGKLGMHAHRSGQIIPIHEMPLAIDAINSLRLWDIDLQGVGRVEVAAPANGSRPLVLLAPAEGTKPKRLGAIAANLPADVSVAAFDPTTEEVQQLRGRLWVQESAAGHEYRVTGAGFWQIHRDAPGALVGAVTEFLQGGGFLHPGAVVADLYAGAGLFTAVLADAVGETGSVLSVEGAPGTSRDARKNLHAAPQVEIVQGRVERVLRQKPRDFDALILDPPRAGAGKAVVNQLVAAGPRAIAYVSCDPASFARDVGYFRQAGWELARLRAFDLYPHTHHMETAALLTPRP, from the coding sequence ATGAACGCGAAGACACAGACCCAGCCGGCACTGACCGGAGAAGCCGGCACAGAAGTAGTGCTCGACGTCGGACCCGTCGCCCACGGCGGCCACTGCGTCGCGCGGCACGAAGGACGCGTCATCTTTGTCCGGCACGCCATCCCGGGTGAGAAAGTGCGGGTGCGGCTGACGGATGCTGACGACAAGGCCAAGTTCTGGCGTGCCGACGTGGTCGAAGTGATCGAGGCATCACCGGACCGGGTGGACCACTTCTGGCACCCCGCGGATTCGCTCCGCGCCTGGCGCCACGGACACCCGCCCGTAGGCGGCGCCGAGTTCGGCCACATTACACTTGCCCGCCAGCGCAGCCTCAAGGCGGATGTGCTTATGGAGCAACTCAACCGGCTCGCCGGCGTCGGGGAGCTCCCGGCCGGCTGGACCGGCACCGTGGAAGCGGCAGGCGGCAGCCCCTCGCCCGACGCAGGCGCCGCGGTAACGGACGACGGCGGTGACGGCCTCCGCTGGCGGACGCGCGCCAGTTTTTCGGTCACCCCCGCCGGCAAGCTCGGCATGCATGCGCACCGCTCAGGACAGATCATTCCCATCCATGAGATGCCGCTGGCCATCGACGCCATCAACAGCCTGCGCCTCTGGGACATCGACCTGCAGGGTGTAGGCCGCGTTGAAGTGGCTGCTCCGGCCAACGGTTCACGGCCATTGGTGCTGCTGGCTCCCGCGGAGGGGACCAAGCCCAAGCGCCTTGGCGCCATCGCGGCGAACCTTCCCGCTGACGTTTCCGTTGCAGCCTTCGACCCCACCACCGAGGAAGTGCAACAGTTGCGGGGCAGGCTGTGGGTGCAGGAGTCTGCCGCCGGGCACGAGTACCGGGTCACCGGTGCCGGGTTCTGGCAGATCCACCGCGACGCGCCCGGGGCTCTTGTGGGGGCCGTCACAGAATTCCTGCAGGGCGGCGGCTTCCTCCACCCCGGCGCAGTTGTGGCTGACCTGTACGCGGGAGCCGGGCTGTTCACCGCCGTCCTGGCCGACGCGGTGGGGGAGACGGGGTCCGTCCTTTCGGTGGAAGGCGCTCCCGGAACCAGCCGGGACGCACGCAAGAACCTCCACGCAGCGCCCCAGGTGGAGATCGTCCAGGGCCGCGTTGAGCGCGTCCTTCGCCAGAAACCGCGGGACTTCGACGCCCTGATCCTTGATCCGCCGCGCGCCGGGGCCGGGAAGGCAGTGGTGAACCAGCTTGTTGCGGCGGGACCGCGCGCCATCGCCTACGTATCGTGCGATCCTGCGTCGTTCGCCCGTGACGTGGGGTACTTCCGCCAGGCCGGCTGGGAGCTCGCGCGCCTCCGGGCCTTCGACCTCTACCCCCACACCCATCACATGGAGACGGCGGCGCTGCTGACTCCACGTCCCTGA